A stretch of DNA from Campylobacter concisus:
ACATATATCAGATAGAAGCGATATCATTTGGCAATTGGTTTAAAATCGCTCAGAGCTTTCTTGATAAAGCAACTTTTACATTAGAAAAAACATATAGAACAAAAGATAAAAAACTTTTAAAACTTTGGGATGAAGTAAGAAGTTTTGGTGATTGTATTAGTGAAATTCTACAAAGAGAAAGCTATTCGCAAAAATTAGAAGATTTAAGTTTTGAAGCTAGTGATGATGAGATTGTTTTATGTCTTAATTACGATGGATTATATGGTATTAATAACCTAAATACTATTTTGCAAGAAAACAATAAAGCAAAAGCTGTAGAATGGGGTCTTCATAGATATAAGATCGGCGATCCTATTTTGTTTAATGAGGTAGAAAGATTTAAACCACTTATTTACAATAATATGAAAGGAAAAATTGTTAATATTGAGCTTGAAGAAAAACGAATTTGGTTTAGCATCGAACTTGAAAAATCAATAACTGGACTAGATGCACAAAAGTATGATTTTGAGTTATTGGAGAATAGCGATAAATCGGTGATAAAATTTTATGTTAATCAATACGGAACGGCTGATGAGGAGGGGAATCCTGAAAATAATGATGAAGAAACTGTTGTGCCGTTCCATGTGGCATACGCCATTTCAATTCATAAAGCACAAGGTTTGGAGTACAAAACTGTAAAAGTAGTAATAAGTAGCGAAGTTGATGAAATGATAACGCATAATATTTTTTATACAGCAATAACCAGAGCGAAGGAAAATCTACAAATATATTGGTCACCGGAAGTCGAAAAGAAAATTCTAGAAAGCTTCAAAAAAAGAAACAGCAATAAAGATATTGATTTTTTGCAGAAATTAAAGAAATAAAAGCCGCCCAAAGACGGCTTAAATTTTATCTCTCGAAAATAAAAATTTTATTCACACCGTCCTCTCTGGACGCGACGTAGAATTTACTTTCTTTGATAGCGAGCGCATGGGCATCGCTCGTACCTTCAAAGCTATAAACCTCCACGATCTTTCTGCTGCGCGGATCGAGCTTTAGGATGCTTGAGTATTGCTTTGAGAGAAGATAAACAAACTCGCCTTGCGCATCCATACCCGTGATATAGTAGTCGTTTATATCCCTGCCGTCCTTTACGCCGAGAGCCTCATCGAAGCTCGGCACGAACTCGGTCGAGAGCATGTTGTCGGCATCGCTAAAGCTCGCTATGCTCCAGCTTTGCTTTATGTTATCCGGCACGCTAGCGATGAAAAACTCGCCGTAGAAATCCGAGTGATCCCACGAAAGGATGAACTGCTGTTTGGCGCGCACAGTGGAGTAGCGGTCCTTGAAATCGAGCGTGAAATTTTCGTATCCGTCGTGCAGATAGCGCCACGCTTTGTTCGCTTCCTCTTTACTTTGATTCGGTGCAGGCTTGAAAAACTCATAGGTTTTATTATAGCTCATGAGCCCTACCGAGCCTTTAAAAAAACTCGCTGCGACGGTCTCCTCCATTTGGATTATCCAATCGGGTGTGCTTCGTAGATAGTTTTTTACGGTTTTTAGCTCGCCATCCATTTCGTAGAGCTCGAATTTTAGCGTACCGAGCAAGAAGTTTCCGCTTGCCGCGTCGTAGTCAAGCCCTGTGACGGGATTATTGTTGTTTAAATTTGGCGTTATCTCGCCGATTTTGCGTAGCGGCGTTAAATTTACCACTGCGCCATCCGCAGGATTTAGATTAAACTCACCGCCCAGCGCCAGTGCAGCGCACAAAAGGGTTAAATTTAGAAATCTTTTCATCTTCAGCCTCACTTCGGTAAATTCGGTAGTTTTGGATTCCAGCTTTCGCGAAAATCAATTTCGGTTTCTTCCCAGTGATCAAGCTCCCAAAACCACTTTGACGGATCGATGCTCATGCGCGAAGGCGTCGCGGAGGCTAGATAGGGCGGAGGGCCTGCCGTGATGAAAGCCTGGATGCAGTTAAAAGCCATGATGATAGCAAAGGCCACCACGGCTATCTTGCCTAGCGCAAATTTGGGTAAAACCGCGCCGTATGCGCCCTCTTCGCTTTTTTGCATTATTTTACCTACGTTTTTGCCTAGCAGCAAAATCACACCCAAAAATATAATGACGCAAAAATGTACCACTACGACCCAAAACTGCGTGTGTGCGCCTAAAATTTCAAGCCCGAAGCCTTGCTTGATGTCGAGGTAGCCGCCGCCCGTGCCGTCAAGGCTATAGTGTAAAAAGCCGTCGTAAAGCCCAAGGCACGCTAAAAAGAGGATTGCAGCGAGGTATTTGACCTTAAAGCCGTATCTAACGATAACTAGCGCCATAAACGAGATCGCTACCATGCAAAATCTCTCATGCCAACACATAATACAGGGACTATCGCCCATACCAAAGCCCAAAACAAGGCATGCGATACCTACTGGCAAAGCGATGAGAGCGAGCGCCGCGAGGGCAAAAAGGTTGAAAAATAGCTTCTCATCATCGCCCCAGCCCGCAGAAATTTCGGTGCTGCGGGTGAAGCTTTGAGACATTTTATCTTGCATACTTTCCATCGCTCGCTCCTAGAAATTTCCCATAGGCACGACGGCAAATTTATTTACCCATGCCATCATGATGACGAGTATCGCGACACCTGCAATACCAAAGCCCATAACCGCGCGCTTTTTCTCAGGCTTGAGCCACAGCAAAAGAGCTGCGACGAAAAACATAAGAACCATTAAAAATTCCATGTTTTCTCCTTTCTTGCTGAAATTTAATATCATAAAATATTAGGCTTTTATTTATTAAATATACATTAAAAAATATATTTTTACAAGTATAAATATATTTTTTTGTTATATTTTTATGCTATTAAAATATATATTACTAATAATTTTTTTATATTAAAGCTTATTTTAAACTTATTTCAGGCGTGTTAATTTGATTTTGCTCTTGTAGGTTTGTGCAATTGAAATTAATAAGAGATTTAACAAGCAGTAAGACGAAGTCATAACTAAACGCTTAATTTGTCTTGAGTCAAGGTGATTTTTCCACAATTGCTTTTTATACTAGCAATAGTTTATTGCCAAAGTAGTGCTAGTATAAAAACCCAAACAGCCAAAGTGGAATTTTATTTCCAACCCCTACTTCAATATCATCTGCCACTATAAATGAATTTGGCATATCCTTAATCTGCTCAAAGCTCTTTTTGGCTCCGCCTATTTCAAAGACAAATTCGCCTACTATAAAATCTCCGGCTTTGCCTGAGTAAATTTCAGTAATATTTCCAAGCTGATTGGCAAAGAATGTTTCTCTCACATTTCCTATTTCTGGGCTATTTATATACATTAAATTTGTATTTTCAAGGTAAATTTTGTCTGCCTTATCCATATTTTTTATAGCAAGCTCGTTTTTCATTAAAAGCCTTATAAGTCCAGCACTATCAAGCATAGCAAGATACTCTTTTAGCGTCCTATCATCCCTTATATCAACAAGCGATTTTAGGCTTGAGTAGTTTGGTTGATATGGGACGTTTGTGCTTATAGCATGAGTTAAGATCTTTAGCTTTCTTGCTGTGTTGCCGTTTAAATTTGGATATATGCTTAAAAGATCGCTATCTATCGTAGCCTCTATACTTTGTTTTAGAGTCCGATAAAAGGCAGTATCATTTGGCATATCGTTATAATATGGGTAGTAGCCTACCTTTAGATACTCTCTGAAAAGCTTAATGACTGCTAGCTCTTTTTGTTTTAAAGTATTAATAATATCAACAGCTATCTCCTGATGGCTTGCGAGCAAATTTGTAAGCTCAACCGCTTCTAAATTTATGTCGTATCTTAGCCCTGCATACTCCCTAAAACTCATTCCAATCATCTTATATACGATCGCTCTTCTACTTAAATCATGAGAGTTTTTTAACACTTCAAGAGCAGATGAGCCAGTAGCTACTATGTTTAACTCTTTAAAATTATCATAGGCAAATTTTAATACAGCCGATATGTCTTTACTCTTATGAATTTCATCTAGGTATAGATGCTTTCCACCATTTAATACAAACTCTCTTATAATCGAGGTTATATCGTTTGATATCTCTATGTCATCTAGACTTAAGTAAAGACTATCTTTGTTTTTACTGGCAAGCTGAGCCAAAGTAGTTGTTTTACCTATACCTCTTTGCCCAAGGATAACAATAAGCCTATGAGATAAATCCTTGGAATCTATAAAATATCTTTTGAATTTATGATTATTTAACCTTATAAGGTCATTGCTCTTTAAAAAAAGTTGATCTAGCAAGATTTACCCTTTAAATATGTAATGCAATACAATTATATCATAAAAAGATATGTGATAAGATACAAATAAGATTGTTATTTAAATACAAGTATATTTTTATTGTAAATGACTATATACATTTACAATTAAAAAGCACTCACCCTTCCCCTCCTTGATAAAAATTTACCTCTTCAACTAGATCCTTTAGAATTTTCGGAGTTACTGGTTCGCCATAAGTATTCATAGTGATCTTGTATTGTTGTTCATGCCCTACAAGGGCAAGCTATATGCTCGACCCTCTGGCCGCTTTGGATGAGCTTGTTTATGAAAGTGTGTCTAAATGAGTGAAATGTCCTTGTTTTATCACTATCTTTTACAACTTTAGTATTGATCTTCTTTCTAAAATATTCAGAGAAGTCTTTATTATCACAGCTAAATAACCTAACTGCTTTGTCACATTTCCTAGCTAGCTTCTTTTTACTCTCTATAAATTCAAACAGCCCAATGCTACTTAACTTAGAGTGGATAGGAACTATCCTTACAGAGTTTCTAGTCTTTAAAGTCTTACTCTTGCCTGTTTTTACATCTATTTTTGTATTTAAACTAAAGCATACTATGTT
This window harbors:
- a CDS encoding disulfide bond formation protein B, producing the protein MESMQDKMSQSFTRSTEISAGWGDDEKLFFNLFALAALALIALPVGIACLVLGFGMGDSPCIMCWHERFCMVAISFMALVIVRYGFKVKYLAAILFLACLGLYDGFLHYSLDGTGGGYLDIKQGFGLEILGAHTQFWVVVVHFCVIIFLGVILLLGKNVGKIMQKSEEGAYGAVLPKFALGKIAVVAFAIIMAFNCIQAFITAGPPPYLASATPSRMSIDPSKWFWELDHWEETEIDFRESWNPKLPNLPK
- a CDS encoding ATP-binding protein, whose translation is MLDQLFLKSNDLIRLNNHKFKRYFIDSKDLSHRLIVILGQRGIGKTTTLAQLASKNKDSLYLSLDDIEISNDITSIIREFVLNGGKHLYLDEIHKSKDISAVLKFAYDNFKELNIVATGSSALEVLKNSHDLSRRAIVYKMIGMSFREYAGLRYDINLEAVELTNLLASHQEIAVDIINTLKQKELAVIKLFREYLKVGYYPYYNDMPNDTAFYRTLKQSIEATIDSDLLSIYPNLNGNTARKLKILTHAISTNVPYQPNYSSLKSLVDIRDDRTLKEYLAMLDSAGLIRLLMKNELAIKNMDKADKIYLENTNLMYINSPEIGNVRETFFANQLGNITEIYSGKAGDFIVGEFVFEIGGAKKSFEQIKDMPNSFIVADDIEVGVGNKIPLWLFGFLY